The sequence below is a genomic window from Geothermobacter hydrogeniphilus.
AGAGCCTCTGTGAGGACTATGCTCCGGACATCCTGGCCTACAAGCGGTCACCAGCACCGGTCAGCGTACTTGCTCCGCCGGCGGTGTCCTCTCCGTTCTTCGTGTGGCCCGAACAGAAGATTTTCCCGCCGGTTGCGGCGGCGGGAAGGTATCTGCAACCGACCGGGCCTCCCCGGGTTGCATTGACGGCTCTGAAAACGACCATCCTGCGGTATTGATTTATCCCACCCCTGCTTCATTCGATGCCGGGTTTCCGCCGTTGCAGCTGCTTCGGTCGGAACCCTGGTTTAAGATTTCTTCATAGAAAAAAATTCAACAGCGCCTTTACGGCGGCATAGTGCCGTGCTGCGGGCGCCGCAAAACCGTCTCCTCCGGAATCCCGGAGAGGGGACGTGACAGGAGCAATGACATGTTTTTACGCAGTCTTGTTTCCCTGGGAGTGGTTTGTCTCGGTTTCATTTTTTCCGTACCGGTTCTGGCCGGTGAACCGGGCTCGAAGCCGAATTCCCTGGGAAAAAACTATCCGGTCTTTGAGATCCCCCGGGAAAAACGTGACAACCGGCAGGGGGCTGATGTGCCCGCTACGGTCGGGGATCTCAGCCTCAGCCAGGCGCTGCGGCTGACTATGCGCTACAACCCGAAACTGGCTTCCGCCGCCTGGAATTCCGAGGCCGGTGCCGGACGGGAACTCCAGGCCGGATTGTTGCCGAACCCGGATTTTTCGATCGAGATGGAGAATTTTGCCGGGGAGGATGAGATGAGCGGCTACGATGCCGCCGAAACAACCTTCTCCATCAGTCAACTGCTGGAACTGGGGGGCAAGCGCGACAAGCGAAAGCAGGTTGCCCGGCTGGGAAAAGAGTTGCTCGACTGGGATCGGGAAGCGATTCGCCTGGATGTGTTCACCGCGGCCACCAAGGCCTATATCGGGGTGGTTGCGGCTCAGCAGCGGGTGGCGCAGGCCGATGTGCTGGCGGAATTGGCCAATGCTGTCCGGCGTGCCGTGCGTGAACGGGTCGAGGCCGGCAAGGTTTCGCCGCTGGAGTTGACCCGGGCCGGGGTCGAGTATTCCGCGGCGCGGTTGAACAGTGCCAAGGCCCGGCGAACCCTGGAGGCGGCACGCAAGACGCTGGTCTCCTTCTGGGGGGCCACCAGGGCCGAGTTCGGCAAAGCGAGCGGTGATCTGAAAGTCGCACCCGGATTGCCGCCCTTCGAACAGCTTCTGCGCGCCATCGATAACAACCCCGACCTGGCGCGCTGGCAGACCGAGCTGGAGCAGAGACGGTCGGAACGGCGTCTGGCGGATGCCGGGGCGGTGCCGGATCTCACCGTCATGGTCGGTGTGCGGAATTTCCAGGACACCGGAGACAATGCGCTGGTGGCCGAACTGGCGATCCCCCTGCCGTTGTTTGATCGTAACCAGGGGGGGCGGAAAGAGGCGACGGCGAGTTACTACCGTGCCCGACACCAGTGGCAGGAGGCGAAAAACAGGATCGAGACGGAACTGTCCATCGCCTATCAGCAGCTTCGGAGTGCCTATGATGAGTTGCGGGTCCTGAAAAAGGAGCTGCTCCCCGGAGCTGAGCAGGCCTTCGAAGCGGC
It includes:
- a CDS encoding TolC family protein; its protein translation is MFLRSLVSLGVVCLGFIFSVPVLAGEPGSKPNSLGKNYPVFEIPREKRDNRQGADVPATVGDLSLSQALRLTMRYNPKLASAAWNSEAGAGRELQAGLLPNPDFSIEMENFAGEDEMSGYDAAETTFSISQLLELGGKRDKRKQVARLGKELLDWDREAIRLDVFTAATKAYIGVVAAQQRVAQADVLAELANAVRRAVRERVEAGKVSPLELTRAGVEYSAARLNSAKARRTLEAARKTLVSFWGATRAEFGKASGDLKVAPGLPPFEQLLRAIDNNPDLARWQTELEQRRSERRLADAGAVPDLTVMVGVRNFQDTGDNALVAELAIPLPLFDRNQGGRKEATASYYRARHQWQEAKNRIETELSIAYQQLRSAYDELRVLKKELLPGAEQAFEAANFGYREGKFGFLQVVDSQRTLFEVRGQYVDALANYNTARADIERLIASPLADFSSEPEKQD